One segment of Panicum virgatum strain AP13 chromosome 1K, P.virgatum_v5, whole genome shotgun sequence DNA contains the following:
- the LOC120645902 gene encoding extensin-like, giving the protein MAESGDSSPHSAAATDDTHHDGSESAAAAAATATAAGHAPPLPPAKVRLMVSYGGRIQPRPHDNQLAYVNGETKILSLERPLRFADFAARLAALAGNLGDICVKYQLPGEDLDALVSVTNDEDLEHLVLEYDRLHLLRPAPGSGGGSNRGSTLRLRVFLFPVQSPPPPPQPAGLLEPKPQRHWFVEALNNVPQPKQETSPSPVPVQQSPPQQKQESVFAQQSSPPQAKHETVFVQQPPPQTVVHMPPPQPHMVLAVASPDYLFGLDNGFVPPPAVKVKDPAGEPPTVRENVPVELPAKNDDRHPNPAGEHVAVSPVVSPAEFQRQIQELEKLQVAENGTHQPPPAPAPAPAAAPAPAPVPAPAALPRNGSDDSLTRAYPPATATPPANAEYYLPKFPEKPPVPPPSSAPPVTAYLQVPGRYTSVAPGSGADHAPVFFIPTPHGYFAATASPGATSFPAVYAVAPPNANANANGNGSAPSPAVSNATAYAPAPQVAYDSNGRAIYYTSMLPQYPSAVNGMSASGAVLGTEPTKPVAVKPTVS; this is encoded by the coding sequence atggccgaatCCGGCGACTCGTCCCCGCactccgccgcggccacggacGACACGCACCACGACGGCTCggagtccgcggcggcggcggcggcgacggccacggCGGCAGGGCACGCGccgcctctgccgccggcgAAGGTGCGGCTGATGGTGAGCTACGGGGGGCGCATCCAGCCGCGGCCCCACGACAACCAGCTCGCGTACGTCAACGGCGAGACCAAGATCCTCTCGCTCGAGAGGCCGCTCCGCTTCGCCGACTTcgccgcgcgcctcgccgcgctcgccgggaACCTCGGGGACATCTGCGTCAAGTACCAGCTGCCCGGGGAGGACCTCGACGCGCTTGTCTCCGTCACCAACGACGAGGATCTGGAGCACCTCGTCCTCGAGTACGACCGCCTCCACCTGCTCCGCCCCGCtccgggctccggcggcggctccaACCGCGGATCCACGCTCCGGCTGAGGGTCTTCCTCTTCCCCGTCCAgtcgcccccgccaccgccgcagccaGCCGGCCTCCTCGAGCCCAAGCCGCAGCGCCACTGGTTCGTCGAGGCGCTCAACAACGTCCCTCAGCCGAAGCAGGAGACGTCACCGTCGCCCGTCCCCGTGCAGCAGTCGCCGCCGCAGCAGAAGCAGGAGTCGGTGTTCGCCCAGcagtcgtcgccgccgcaggCGAAGCACGAGACGGTGTTCGTTCAGCAGCCTCCACCGCAGACGGTGGTGCACATGCCGCCGCCTCAGCCGCACATGGTGCTTGCGGTGGCGAGCCCCGACTACCTGTTCGGCCTCGACAACGGCTTCGTGCCTCCCCCGGCGGTGAAGGTGAAGGAtccggccggcgagccgccgacgGTGAGGGAGAACGTCCCCGTCGAGTTACCCGCCAAAAACGACGACCGCCATCCCAACCCCGCGGGCGAGCACGTCGCGGTCTCCCCTGTCGTCTCACCTGCCGAGTTCCAGCGCCAGATCCAGGAGCTCGAGAAGCTGCAGGTCGCCGAAAACGGCACCCACCAACCACCTCCTGCGCCAGcgcctgctccggccgccgcccccgctcccGCCCCGGTGCCCGCACCCGCCGCCCTTCCGAGGAACGGGAGCGACGACTCCCTGACCCGCGCCTACCCTCCCGCGACCGCCACCCCACCCGCTAACGCGGAGTACTACCTTCCCAAGTTCCCGGAGAAGCCCCCAGTTCCACCGCCGTCATCCGCTCCTCCTGTGACGGCGTACCTGCAGGTGCCGGGCAGGTATACATCCGTTGCCCCTGGCTCCGGCGCGGACCATGCCCCCGTGTTCTTCATCCCGACGCCCCATGGGTacttcgccgccaccgcctcccctgGTGCGACCTCCTTCCCCGCCGTGTACGCCGTCGCGCCACCCAATGCCAACGCCAACGCCAACGGGAACGGCTCCGCCCCGTCGCCCGCGGTGTCGAATGCGACGGCCTACGCCCCAGCCCCGCAGGTTGCGTACGACAGCAACGGCCGCGCCATCTACTACACCAGCATGCTCCCCCAGTATCCTTCTGCTGTCAATGGCATGTCGGCGTCGGGTGCAGTACTCGGCACAGAGCCCACGAAGCCGGTGGCTGTGAAGCCGACCGTCTCCTGA